tggatccaagcaccctcttagatcATCGCGCGGGCGGCTGACCACTTGTGCCACAACGCCTTAGGTTGGTTGTAattgggagtatcatatactagtatcatgcatatgatactagtgtgtgatactacctccgtaatgcatagtatcataagttagtatcttagattgccttattaattgccatgcatgacacaaactaGTAgagcatttaatatgatacggtatcatgatatgatacaacatcatctctttcctcatttagttgtgtgccacatcatccaaaagtctagttggcatgcatgatactacttatgatactcccactacaaCCAGCCTTAGTGGTATTATTCGTGCGCGCACATCTAAAGAACAAAGCAGTAGCCGCGCTACTCAGAAAACTTGATTTCTTTTCAAGCAAAAACTTGAACAAAATTTCAATGTCCATAGATTTAAAAAACAACACGAATTAGAAAAAGTCCACGTATTAAAAAAAGTAGAAGAATTCAAAATTTCATGAAATTGAAAAAGGCCATTGAATTTGAAAAGGAGTTCACTGAATTTAAAAACAGTTCATcgcattttaaaaagttcatcggatttcaagaagagttcatcgaatttgaaaaatagttcatacattttgaaaaagttcatcgaatttgaaaaaaaaagttcatagatttgaaAAACATTCATTGAATTTAAAAAAACCCATCAAATTTAGATTTTTTTATCAATTTAGAAAAAAGGTTCAGAAATTTAAAAGAGCATGCATTAAAGAAAACAAAAGGAGGAAATGGAAAAGGAtaagaaaaaaagtaaaagaaaaaattAAAACTAAACTAAATAACAAGAAAAAACAAGGACAATCACGCAGCTATCCAGGCGTAGCCTAGTGGTTGGTTCCAAGTCCGCACTACGAACTGGTTGTGGGTTCGGAACCAGGATGCCACATTTTTGCGTTGAGGAAAGTATCGTTTTTACCCTCAAATCCTGACTAAAGGATCATTTTCCCCCCAAAGTCTAAAACCGGATCAATCAGCCCCTGAACTCTCTAAACCCGGATCAATTCTCCCCCATGGTGGTTTTGGACCAGATTTCGGTGGTTATGACTTTTCTCCTTGTTGACTGGACAGTGCTGACTGGACACATGCAACTTTCCCCAGTGCATCTTGTAACTATAACCCCCCTACAATGTCCTCTTTCAACATGATATATGTCGTGAGCATAAGACAACGAAAGCTCAAAATGTAGGTTTTTCCTCTCCACAAGAAAAGTAATCATGAGTCCTCCCTTGTATACAAGCAATCCATCCACTGTCTCAAATTTTCTAAATTAATGTAGTGACACATAAAATAGCTCATCTTCATCTGCTGCCTCATCGACACCACTTGTCCAAAAAAACAATCTTTAACTCATTACATAGCTCAGGACAAGACCTGCCCATAAAAACAACAACTTCCTATGATCTACCCTGCACCTCCATGATTTGCCTGCCATGGCAGCAAAATTGGGTACCACAAACCCCCTCCAAGCGCAGCTCTGATTTCTCCTAAGACCTAAATACCCTCGATCATGCAGTAGATGACGCCATCGGGGAATACAGGCAGAAAGAAAGGGGGCGGTGTGGTTGACTCACCATCGGGCAGAGCAGTAGAACTGCTGGAGGCCGGCGGCATGGTTGACGCCATGGCGGCGTGGGAGGACGTCGCCGACATGGTTGACGCCGTGGCGGCAAGGTCGGGCGTCGTCGTCGAGGCACAGGGAGAATGAGGACCAAAATCATCTAAATTGGGGGCTGATTGGTCGAGCGGCTCCCCCAATCAATGAAAACACCTGAAGTCTGCCAACTCAGCTTGTCCAGTCAGCAAAAGAACTAGTCAAAACCACCGAAATCAACTCCAATACCACCGTGGGGGGAAAGTGATCTGGTTTTAGAGAGTTTGGGGGCTGATTGATCCGGTTTGAGAATTTGGGGGGAAATCGGTCCATCAGACAGGATTTGAGGGGGAAAATAATACTTTCCTCTTTTGCGTTTGAAAATAAACTATATAGGCCGGCCCAGCTTGAGGCGCTGCGGGCGCCCGTTTGCAGAATACacattaacgggcgcctgcagcgccaaataggaaatgcccgAGCTAAAAGAGTTGTCCCGCTGTCCCGAGTTGATTTTTGGTCTTGTGGGCTGTTTTGGCCTTCTAGGCCGTTTTGTCCCTCTGGGCTTTACATTTTTAGGTCAATAAGGCCAAAAAAATCTAAGAAGGTGAAAAGCCCTAAAATGGGTAAAATAGTTGTTGggaaacgcagtatttcaaaaattttacctacgatcacgcaagatctatctaggagatgcatagaaacgagaggggagagtgtgtatacataccctcgtagaccgaaagcggaagcgtttagtaacgtggttgatgtagtcgaacgtcttcgcgatccaaccgatccaagtaccgaacgtacgacacctccgcgatcagcacaccttctgctcgatgacgtccctcgaactcttaatccagttgaggccgagggagagttccgtcatcacaacggtgtggcgacggtgatgatgaagttaccgacgcagggcttcgcctaagcaatacgatgatatgaccgaggtgtgtaactatggagggggcaccgcacacggttaagagaaacttgtgtgttctagggtgcccctgcccctgtatataaagtaggggaggccggccggccctcctaggacgCGCTTGGAgatgggaatcctactaggactccaagtcctagtaggtttccacctaaggaagagggggagaagaaaggaagagggggaagggaaggaaaggggcggggcgccgcccccttcccctagtccaattcggacccaaggggggcggccagcccctcctggcccttcctctctttccactaaggccccatcgaggcccattagttccttcgggggggtccgataaccctccgacactccgataattatccggtacctctcggaactcatccggtgtccgaataacatcgtccaatgtatcaatctttatgtctctaccatttcgagactcctcgtcatgtccgtgatctcatccgggactccaaacgaaCTTCGGTCatgaaatcacataactcataatacaaatcgccatcgaacgttaagcctgcggaccctacgggttcgagaactatgtagacatgaccgagactctccgatcaataaccaatatcggaacctggatgctcatattggctcctacatattctatgaagatctttatcggtcaaaccgcataacaacatacgttgttccccttgtcattggtattttacttgcccgagattcgatcgtcggcatcatcatacctagttcaatctcgttaccggcaagtctctttactcgttccgtaatgcatcatcccttgactaactcagtagtcacattgcttgcaaggctcatagtgatatgcattaccgagagggcccagagatacctctccgatacacagagtgacaaatcctaatctcgatctatgccaactcaacaaacaccatcggatacacctgtagagcatctttataatcatccagttatgttgtgatgtttgatagcacacaaggtggtcctccggtattcgggagttgcataatctcatagtctgaggaagatgtataagtcatgaagaaaacaatagcagaaaaactaaacgatcattatgctaagctaacggatgggtcttgtccatcacatcattctctaatgatgtgatcccgttcatcaaatgacaacacatgtctatggttaggaaacttaaccgtatttgattagcgagctagtcaagtagaggcatactagggacactctgtttgtttatgtatccacacatgtactaagtttccggttaatacaattctagcatgaataataaacatttatcatgatataaggaaatataaataacaactttattattacctctagggaatatttccttcaatagcCCCAAGCAGTGTTAAAAGGGCTCAGTTGGGACGCACGTCCTGTTGGGCATAGGCCATGTCGATCCACGAATAAAAGGGTCGTGCCGGGTCGGCCTTAAAGCATGGCTTTGGAGATCAGCCTTGTTTCATTATGGGCCGAAGGCTGTCCCAACCCTTCTATTCCCGTGTCGGGCCAGACCAAAATTTTGTGCCCATGGGCCGGCCTTAAAAGCATGGTCCATAAATATGCCTGTCATCGTGCCTTCACTTGTTGAAAGTGCCTCTAGCCGCCGTCACCACCATGGACGGCAGTTGCCGCATACCCCTACGCTATCCACCACCACCTCTCGCGGCAATCCCCTACCCCATCCACCCCCTCTGCCCCACCCTTGTCGCGCCATCGAGCCCCTAAACTGGAAGGCGCAATGCCACCTATGTTACGCCGTGGCTACGTGAAAGGCGCAAACCACAGAGCAGCAGGTGTGCCACAACAATCGGTACGCGCTCTCACTTGCCCCCATTGCGCTTGCCAGATATATGTCGTGCTTTTGGTGTAATGCCGGAAAGGTGTATATTTTTTTCGAAATTTGATTGAAACACAATGTGATGTGAACATGAATTACTTGGCATGATTTGGAACATGATGTGAATATGGTATGAAATTTTGTGCTACTAATAATTGTGCACATGCACTGCACAGTAATATATTAGGCGATATATTAATTGTATATggacgccgataactgccacacgtgtgggcgttaaggaaTTTGCCCACACGTTCTGTGTGGTGCCTAAGAGGACCAGCCCACACGTCTGTGGGCAAAACAATTAGCGCCCACACGCCTCTTTTTTCCCCTCTCGGTCCCTCTTACatgcgtgcgtgtgggcgaaatagataacgcccacacgcccggtacgtcaggcctcgtacctcgtggtcccgcacgccccacgtgacactttaccgcgcgccccgcagttgccatgggccggaccctcgtccatgttcgtttaagtcCAGTTGCCATGTcgttgaactacggttgccatgtcggacaactacaattgccatgtttgctcaactgtagttgccatctcaggtcaaagttccagattgccattttttggacaactacaactgttgccatgtgtggtctggtctactggagttgccatgatttcaaaactttaggagttgccacctactaacactaggcagttgccatgtagcgctacaaaaaaaggcatggcaaaaaaTATGTTtgggtaaaagagagagttgccatgtgctcacaagcacactagggcagttcccatttaaaaagaaagagttgccatctgcttatgtgcacgctagggcagtttgccatgtaccatgcaaaacatatggcAACTGACATATTCGgataaaaaaagagagttgccatctgcttgcaatcatactagggcagttgccatgtacactgcaaaacgcaTGACAACTGGCAGCTTAGGTGTGGGAGAGGAGGGggtgtgtgggcgagatggcaaatgcccacacaccagcccttgtgcgtgactgaaaaactggtgtgtgggtgaactgctaaacgTCCACACACCGGCCCATCCGTGTGGTAAAACGGATATGTGGGCGACCTCTCTCACGCCCCACACACGCGAGTTGTCCTACATGGCATACAAAATCAGCTAAttcgtgccaagattcgtgcagaagTTACTGGACGATGATGAAGGCGTGTGGACGAGttgactaacgcccacacgtgtgggcgttaacattttcgaTTGTATATTTATATTGCATATTAGTATTAGGTAAGATATAAATTGCTTATCAACATTACTACTTCCTCTctcggatccggcttgcctgctccctctccatgctcccatccgtgctcccacttcatcctacggctgttcttttccctttttcttttctaatctaatcatctctccctctgattttcagggggtgaggccgggccttattttcttccaatcaaatcaagccacgtatgcgggagcacggatgggagcatgggaagggagcaggcaagtctcgtcctcctctctctctctctctcaacggagggagtagtaggtaATTAGTACTTGGTTAATGTTGCATTGATATTAGACATGATATTAATTAGTGAAGGATACTAAACATGTTTAATGCTAAACATGTTTAAAGCTAAACGCCAGAGCGGATAGATGCAGTTGAATGAGTTTTGTTGGATCTCTGCAACTTGCTCTTTTTACGTTGGCATATATGCAATATGGATGATGACACAACTTGAAGTTTTAGAGTTAATTTGGATTGTGTATGCACAATGGAATGAGATATATAAGCAAAACGAAACGATTTGTAGGTATCCAGCTTTAGGTTAGCTAGCTGCTGGAGAAGAGCAAGGAAATCTTCTCTCGCATGTACGTAAGTAGGAGTACATCCAAATCCAAATATAGCAATATTCCAACTATAGCCGTTCTCGGCTAAGCATGGAGCTTTTCTCCCCACCACACGCCCATCCACCTCATCGGCGCCGATCGTAGCcatgaggctcaactcgacgcgtccATTGATAACTGACTCACCGGAAATCACGGCTGGCGCCACTGTAATTTCGTATCCATGCCGCACGCTGCGGTGGCTGCAAACCGGAGTTCAAAAGGCGCGGGAGCGCGGAGGCCCGctctgcctcctctcctcttcccccATTCCTTGTACCACCACATCTCTCGACCATAAGGCGCAATCTCGATCCCTTCCACCACCAAGGGTACGCACACCCATTCGTCCCACGCAGCGGCGGCGTCAAAGGCGCGATGGAGCGGCGGCCAGAGCTGCGGCGGTCGATGACGCTCTCGGAGCAGCTGTCCAGGCCCGACCCGGCCATCCGCGAGTTCCTCAAGATCCCCGACGACGATAGCCACCTGAGCGCTGAcgccggaggaggtggaggcagcGGCGGCATGATCAACTGGAAGCCGTTGCGCGACCGTCTCCGGCTCCGGCGCTCCGTGAACGCCTGGTCCAGCCCGTCGGAGAGGCCCAGCACGGCGGACGGCGCCGGTAGCCTGAAgaacagcggcagcggcagcaaccGCAGCCACAAGTACATCTACGCGCAAGGTGAGGCCACGGCGGCCTTCTGCCGCACCTCCTCGCTCCGCCAGACTCCCGCATTCTCGCGCGCGGCCTCCACTCGGGTCGGTTCTAACGCCACGATCGGGCGCTCTCCCCCCGTGGTCGTCGGCGAGGGCTCCGAGGACGAGTCAGAGCacgatgaggacgaggaggaaggcaaggaggaggaggacgcgccGACGGCGCAGATGTCCCTGATGGCGCTGCTGGAGCAGACGGACAGctgggacgaggaggaggaggaggaggagcagcaggccGCGGCAGGCGGCGGGGCCAGCAGCAAGAACGCGcacgccgaggaggaggaggaggacggcgaggggCGCGAGGAGGAGATGGTGCACGTGTGCTGCGTGTGCATGGTGCGGCACAAGGGCGCGGCCTTCATCCCGTGCGGCCACACATTCTGCCGCCTCTGCTCCCGGGAGCTCTGGGTCAGCCGCGGCAACTGCCCGCTCTGCAACGGCTTCATCCAGGAGATCCTCGACATCTTCTGATCAAACCAACCTCGTCTTCCTGTCTGTCCGTCCGACTCTTGATTCTTCGGAGAAATTGTGTGGGATCATTCATTCACGCGCCCGCGAGTACCGCGGTTGATGGCGAGTGAGCGGCCAACGCGCCACCCCGCTCTGAAACTGAGGCCCGTATCATATCGTAGGTAAATTGGTACATCAATCAACATGATGACACTCTGTCTGCGATTTATTTCTGGAATGTGATTAACTGTATCAACTGTACTCAGTAATGTTTTGGAATAAGAGTGGGATGCCTACAATGAAAGTACATTGGAATAAGAATGGTCGTGCCGGTGACGGATCTAGNNNNNNNNNNNNNNNNNNNNNNNNNNNNNNNNNNNNNNNNNNNNNNNNNNNNNNNNNNNNNNNNNNNNNNNNNNNNNNNNNNNNNNNNNNNNNNNNNNNNNNNNNNNNNNNNNNNNNNNNNNNNNNNNNNNNNNNNNNNNNNNNNNNNNNNNNNNNNNNNNNNNNNNNNNNNNNNNNNNNNNNNNNNNNNNNNNNNNNNNNNNNNNNNNNNNNNNNNNNNNNNNNNNNNNNNNNNNNNNNNNNNNNNNNNNNNNNNNNNNNNNNNNNNNNNNNNNNNNNNNNNNNNNNNNNNNNNNNNNNNNNNTGAAGTATGCGTTTGGCTCCCCCTTTAATTGTTGCGTCGCTCCTGTTAGTAAACAATTGCAAGAATGAATGAACCGTGTCAATTTCATTGATAGACAGATCGTACATACAGGGAGCAGACGCATCCGATAGTGCTGTGTGTGGGAAACGGCGTGACGGTTGCCGAATCGTAATCGCACTTGCACTTTGTACAAGCGAGGATTAACCTCAATTACGTTAATAATTACTtcctttgtcccataatataagaatatttttgacact
The Triticum dicoccoides isolate Atlit2015 ecotype Zavitan chromosome 3A, WEW_v2.0, whole genome shotgun sequence genome window above contains:
- the LOC119268749 gene encoding zinc finger CCCH domain-containing protein 15-like; this encodes MERRPELRRSMTLSEQLSRPDPAIREFLKIPDDDSHLSADAGGGGGSGGMINWKPLRDRLRLRRSVNAWSSPSERPSTADGAGSLKNSGSGSNRSHKYIYAQGEATAAFCRTSSLRQTPAFSRAASTRVGSNATIGRSPPVVVGEGSEDESEHDEDEEEGKEEEDAPTAQMSLMALLEQTDSWDEEEEEEEQQAAAGGGASSKNAHAEEEEEDGEGREEEMVHVCCVCMVRHKGAAFIPCGHTFCRLCSRELWVSRGNCPLCNGFIQEILDIF